Proteins from a single region of Pseudomonas sp. BSw22131:
- a CDS encoding flavodoxin has protein sequence MKVAILSGSVYGAAEEVARHAESIIKSAGHEVLHNPRITFAALQAFEPQALLVVTSTTGMGELPDNIQPLYSQIRDVLPSAWRGLPGGVIGLGDASYGDTFCGGGEQMRELFAELGVREVLEMLRLDASETVTPETDAEPWLADFLQRLSA, from the coding sequence ATGAAAGTCGCCATCCTTTCCGGATCGGTCTACGGCGCAGCCGAAGAAGTCGCCAGGCATGCCGAGTCAATCATAAAGTCTGCCGGGCATGAAGTTTTGCATAACCCGCGCATCACCTTTGCCGCGCTGCAGGCGTTTGAACCCCAAGCTTTGCTGGTCGTGACGTCGACCACAGGTATGGGCGAGTTACCCGATAACATTCAGCCCCTGTATTCGCAAATCCGGGACGTCCTGCCTTCTGCATGGCGGGGATTGCCAGGCGGCGTTATCGGGCTTGGCGACGCCAGTTATGGCGATACGTTCTGTGGCGGCGGCGAGCAGATGCGAGAGTTGTTCGCAGAACTGGGCGTGCGCGAAGTGCTTGAGATGCTGCGTCTTGACGCCAGCGAAACCGTTACTCCTGAAACCGACGCGGAGCCGTGGCTGGCAGATTTTCTGCAGCGCTTGAGCGCCTGA
- a CDS encoding alpha/beta fold hydrolase, with protein sequence MNIAEIPLSVWRTRGYDFMFRGHAIRYWVAGQGEPLLLIHGFPTASWDWNYLWQPLAQRYQVIACDMLGFGDSAKPSAHRYSLLEQADLQQALLTHLQIDQPVHLLAHDYGDSVAQELLARHCECRFDLGSCVFLNGGLLPEAHRALRIQKLLLSPLGWMVGRVFDRASLDKDFSRIFGVDTRPSESELDDFWSLIAANGGPRILHRLINYIPERIQLRERWVLAMQQDQVPLKFINGAADPVSGLHMVQRYRELVPNPDTVLLHGIGRYPHTEAPALLLRHYNAFRAAVGVRENVFAVS encoded by the coding sequence ATGAATATCGCCGAGATACCTCTGTCCGTATGGCGCACTCGCGGGTACGACTTCATGTTTCGCGGGCACGCGATCCGGTACTGGGTGGCCGGGCAGGGTGAGCCTTTGCTGCTCATCCACGGTTTTCCGACTGCCAGTTGGGACTGGAATTACCTGTGGCAACCCCTGGCGCAGCGCTATCAGGTGATCGCCTGCGACATGCTGGGCTTTGGCGATTCAGCCAAACCAAGCGCCCATCGGTACAGCCTCCTGGAGCAGGCTGATTTGCAGCAGGCACTGTTGACCCATTTGCAGATTGATCAGCCCGTTCACTTACTTGCCCACGATTACGGCGACAGCGTCGCGCAGGAACTGCTCGCGCGTCATTGCGAGTGCCGTTTTGATCTCGGCAGTTGCGTGTTTCTCAACGGCGGACTGCTTCCGGAAGCCCACCGCGCGCTGCGGATTCAAAAGCTGTTGTTGAGCCCCTTGGGATGGATGGTCGGGCGGGTGTTTGATCGTGCCAGCCTGGACAAGGATTTCAGCCGTATTTTCGGGGTGGACACGCGTCCAAGCGAAAGTGAGCTGGATGATTTTTGGAGCCTGATCGCGGCCAACGGCGGTCCGCGTATTTTGCACCGGCTGATCAACTACATCCCCGAACGTATACAGCTGCGAGAGCGCTGGGTGCTGGCGATGCAGCAGGATCAAGTCCCGCTCAAATTCATCAACGGTGCCGCTGACCCGGTCTCAGGTTTGCACATGGTTCAGCGTTACCGCGAACTTGTGCCCAACCCTGATACCGTTCTGCTGCACGGCATCGGTCGCTATCCGCACACTGAAGCGCCAGCCTTGCTGTTACGGCACTACAACGCCTTTCGTGCTGCCGTGGGTGTCCGTGAAAATGTGTTCGCGGTGTCTTGA
- a CDS encoding SDR family oxidoreductase — MSESVRLEDKVVIVTGAGGGLGRAHALLFAKHGARVLVNDLGGSAHGEGANASAADRVVAEIRAAGGHAVANHDSVTDGDKIVQSALDAFGRVDVVVNNAGILRDKTFAKMDDTDWDLVYRVHVEGAYKVTRAAWPHLREQNYGRVIFTASTSGIYGNFGQSNYAMAKLGLYGLTRTLALEGRKNNILVNAIAPTGGTRMTEGLLPANVFDLLKPELISPLVVYLGSEQCADSAGLYEVGGGWIGKVRWERSLGVGFDPRAGFGPGDVAAQWASIGDFEGAAHPQDNIDALKEMMANLHKYAD; from the coding sequence ATGAGTGAATCCGTACGTCTGGAAGATAAAGTCGTGATTGTCACGGGGGCCGGTGGCGGACTGGGGCGTGCGCACGCGTTGCTGTTTGCTAAGCATGGCGCGCGCGTGTTGGTGAACGACCTCGGCGGTTCTGCGCATGGCGAAGGCGCCAACGCATCGGCTGCGGATCGTGTGGTTGCCGAGATTCGTGCAGCCGGCGGGCACGCCGTCGCCAACCACGACTCCGTGACCGACGGCGACAAAATCGTCCAGAGTGCGCTGGATGCGTTTGGTCGTGTAGACGTTGTCGTCAACAACGCAGGCATTCTGCGAGACAAGACGTTCGCCAAGATGGACGATACCGACTGGGATCTGGTTTACCGTGTTCATGTGGAGGGTGCTTACAAAGTTACCCGCGCAGCATGGCCTCATCTGCGTGAGCAAAACTATGGGCGGGTGATTTTCACGGCGTCGACCTCTGGCATCTACGGCAACTTTGGGCAGTCAAACTACGCAATGGCCAAACTTGGGCTGTACGGCCTGACCCGGACGCTGGCGCTCGAAGGGCGCAAGAACAACATTCTGGTCAATGCCATCGCGCCTACGGGTGGCACCCGCATGACTGAAGGGTTATTACCGGCCAATGTCTTCGATTTGCTCAAGCCGGAGTTGATCAGCCCCTTGGTGGTTTATCTGGGCAGCGAGCAGTGTGCGGACAGCGCAGGCTTGTATGAGGTGGGGGGCGGGTGGATCGGCAAAGTCCGATGGGAACGCAGCCTCGGTGTCGGATTTGACCCGCGCGCGGGATTCGGGCCTGGAGACGTCGCCGCACAGTGGGCCTCCATTGGTGACTTCGAGGGTGCTGCCCATCCCCAAGATAATATCGATGCGTTGAAAGAGATGATGGCAAACCTGCACAAGTATGCGGACTAA
- a CDS encoding SirB1 family protein produces the protein MNPRSQCLACLQRMPPAIFEAGLWISVEHDPDCAPVETLREIDDLTRKIGFALPILPAAELAQPMLRQLATLGFQQDDMAHPKPHSALLHKVVERRRGQPLGLAMISLEIARRLEIPLEGVNFPGHFLLRVPGADHLLDSCGGRRLYPKDCRELLIRQFGPEMSLRAEHMSTATAQTMLQRLSRNLRHLHHINDDPLASLKDANRVLELGQGNVSDHLARAGLYQALECPQAERFDLEHALLLSDDPVQRFRLEQRLRELPSSHALH, from the coding sequence ATGAACCCACGTAGTCAGTGCCTTGCCTGCCTGCAACGCATGCCACCCGCCATCTTCGAAGCGGGCCTCTGGATTTCTGTCGAACACGACCCGGATTGCGCGCCGGTCGAAACCCTCAGAGAAATCGACGATCTCACCCGCAAGATTGGCTTTGCGCTGCCCATCCTCCCTGCCGCAGAACTGGCCCAGCCGATGCTGCGACAACTGGCGACCCTCGGTTTTCAGCAGGACGACATGGCGCATCCCAAACCGCATTCCGCGCTCTTGCACAAGGTGGTTGAGCGTAGGCGTGGGCAACCATTGGGGCTGGCAATGATCAGCCTGGAGATAGCCCGGCGTCTTGAGATCCCCCTCGAGGGCGTGAATTTTCCGGGACATTTCCTGCTGAGAGTACCAGGGGCGGACCATTTGCTCGATTCCTGCGGCGGTCGCAGGCTGTACCCAAAAGATTGCAGAGAATTGCTGATACGTCAGTTTGGTCCCGAGATGTCGCTAAGAGCCGAACACATGAGCACTGCGACAGCACAGACGATGTTGCAACGCCTGTCGCGCAATTTGCGCCACTTGCACCACATCAATGACGACCCGCTGGCATCGCTCAAGGACGCCAATCGCGTGCTGGAGTTGGGCCAGGGGAATGTCAGTGACCACCTTGCACGAGCGGGTCTTTATCAAGCGCTCGAATGCCCTCAGGCAGAACGCTTCGATCTGGAGCATGCGTTGTTATTGAGTGACGACCCCGTGCAGCGTTTCAGGCTTGAGCAGCGACTCAGAGAACTCCCGTCAAGCCATGCCTTGCATTGA